Part of the Streptomyces antimycoticus genome, CCGTCCCGGGCCAGCCACCGCACCCGTACGCCGTCGGGAGCGGTGATGTCCGCGCGGATGTCGGCGGTCTCCGGCACCTCCAGGAAGACCTCCGCCGCAAGTGACGCCGGAGCGTGCTCAAGGATGGCGAGGATCGCCGGCACGGCGCTCTCGTCCCCGGCGAGCAGTTGCCACTCGGCATGAGCCGGCGGCAGGTAGGTCACGCCCATGTCGAAGATGCCCGCCGGATCTCCGGGTTGGGCGCGCCGGGCCCATGCGGAGGCCGGGGTGTCGCCGTGCAGGGCGAACTCGATGTCCACTTCCCCGAGTTCGGGCCGGGCCCGGCGGATGGTGAAGTTGCGTACCCACGGCCTGCGTGACTTCGGCAGCAGAAGAATCTCCGCCATCCACGCCTCGCTGGAGAGCTTCGGCATTCTCAGCCTGTCCTGCCCCTCGCGGGGAAAGAACAGCCGCACGGTCTGGTCGAAGCCCGTGGGCTTCAGATGCTCCAGTTCCGGGCCGCCGAGCGTGATGGTCGAGAAACCGGGCGTCAACTTGGTGTTCCCGCGCACCTCCAGTGTGATCATTCGCCGTGATTCGGGTGTGCGCACCTTGGGCAGCACGTCTTTCCTCGCCTTCCGTTCGAGTTGGCTCGCCGTGGTGTCACAGGTCCACGACGAGCCGCGGGGACAGGGCGCGGGACACACAGGCGTACATGCGGCCCGCGGGGGCGCCGATGTCGTCCCGGTGCTCGGGCTCGCCGTCGACGACGGCGAGTTCGCAACTGCCGCAGACCCCTTCGCGGCATCCGGACGCCACCGGATATCCGGCGTGGGTCAGGGCGTCCAGCAGCGACTCGTCGGGCGGGACCTGAACCGTCTGCCCCGACCGCGCACACACCGCCTCGAACGCCGTGTTGGGGGCGAACGACCTCGGCACCGGGCGGAATCGCTCCGCGTGCAGCCTCCCGGCCGGGAACGCGGCCTCGGCGGCGGCGAGCATCGGTCCGGGGCCGCAGGCATAGACCACGGCACCGGGGCTCAGCGCGGCTCCCAGAGCGGTGAAGTCCGGCCTGCCCTGCTCCCGGGTGGCGACGATCCGTACCCGATCGCCATAGGAGGAGCGCAGTTCGTCGGCGAAGGGCATGGACGCCACCGACTGTCCCATGTACACCAGCGACGCCGGGACGTCCGACGCGGCCGCGGCCCGCAGCATCGGCAGGATCGGAGTGATGCCGATCCCGCCGGCGAGGAAGAGATACTCCGGCGCGGGGAGCAGCGGGAAATGGTTCCGCGGCAGCGACACATCGAGTGTGCGGCCCCGGCGCAGAAACCGGTGGATGTATTCCGAACCGCCCCGGCTGAGGCGGTCGTGCCGCACCGCGACGCGATACGACTCCTGGTCCGCCGGGTCGCCGCACAGCGAGTACTGCCGGGTCAGCCAGTTCGGCAGGGCCAGGTCGATATGGGCCCCCGGTTCCCAGGGCGCCAGCGGGCCGGTGGCGCCCCGCAGGACGAGGGAGACGACGTCTTCGGCGACCTGCTCGATGTGGTCGACGACGGTCTGTTGCATCGTTGATTCACCTTGTGCCGTGGTCAGTAGAGTTTCCGGTAGCTCTCTTCGAGAGCGTGGGTGAGCACCGTCGGATCGATGTCCGCCCCGATCTGGGCGGCGGCGATCTCACCGACCGACGGCATCTCGTCGGCCAGGGCCTGGCTCGCGGGGTCCCACAGCCGGGAGCGGATGAGCGAGCGACCACAGTGGAAGTACGCCTCCGCCACTTCGACGACGATCGCCAGCACCGGTTCGCTGGCCTCGGTCTGCATCCGGGCGAGTACATCGGGCTCATCGGTGGGATAGCCACGGCCGTTGACCCGCAGGGTCTCCCGCATCCCGGGGATGAGGAAGAGCAGCCCGATCCCGTCGTTCTCGGCGAGATTGCGGAAGGAGTCGGCGATCTTGTTGCCGGGGCGGTCGGGAATCGCGAGCGTATGTCCGTCGAGGACCTTCACGAACCCTGGGTAGTCGCCACGGGGCGAGCAGTCGGCGCGCCCCGCCGCGTCCGCCGTGGCCAGGGACAGGAAGGGGGAATGCGCGATGAAGAAGCGGAAGTGCTCGTCGATATGGTCCAGCTTCTTGTCCTTGATCATGGCTTCGGGCTCCCCGAGCCGGGCATGGACCTCGGCCGGGGACAACCGCCGGGGGCGGGTGCTGGTCTGCGTCATGAGCACTCCTTCCGGGAGGGGGAGCGGGGGCGCGTGAGGGCCGTGCCAGTGGCCGCCCGCTCCCTGCCGACGACGGCGATTCACCGCTCCGCCGCAGTTCATGGCACCATTGTGAGTAATTACTCAGGTCTTGCGCCACTCGCTTTCCCGGCGCTGCCCAGGAGGTGTCATGACGACCGGCCGTCGCGGACTTCAGCCACGTAAACAGCCACGCCAGGCCCGGGCCGAGCTCACCCGGCAGCGCATCCTCACGGCCGCTGCTCACATTTTCGCCGAATACGGCTATGCCGCCGGGACCACCAACCGCATCGCCGAGCACGCACGGATCTCGATCGGCTCGCTCTACCAGTACTACCCGAACAAGGATGCGATCCTGGCCGAGCTGGTGACCCGTCACCTCGATGCCGGGGCGGCCGCCATCCGGAACCGGCAGGACGCGGAGGAGCCCGAATCCCTCGAGGAGGTCCTCCGCGGTTTCGCGCGCACCGTGATCGAGAACCACCTCGACGACCCGCAGTTGCTCCGCGTCATGGGCGAACAGGCCCCCCGTTCCCCGGAGTTGTTCGAGAAGATCGCCCGCCAGGAGCGGGAGCGGGTCGCCTACACCCAGGACTTGCTCGAGCGCCATCCCGAGGTCGGGGTCGAGGACACCTACGTCGCCGCCCGGCTCATCGTGTCCACGATCGAGCTGGTCGTCCATGTGCTCATCGCGGCACCCGACCCCATCGACACCACCCGGCTGGAGAACGAACTCGTCGC contains:
- a CDS encoding siderophore-interacting protein → MITLEVRGNTKLTPGFSTITLGGPELEHLKPTGFDQTVRLFFPREGQDRLRMPKLSSEAWMAEILLLPKSRRPWVRNFTIRRARPELGEVDIEFALHGDTPASAWARRAQPGDPAGIFDMGVTYLPPAHAEWQLLAGDESAVPAILAILEHAPASLAAEVFLEVPETADIRADITAPDGVRVRWLARDGADALPGRLALDAVRTSSPRPGRFYTWVAGEAGLATGVRRHLVRDRGVPKPDIAFFGYWRHGRSSPG
- a CDS encoding PDR/VanB family oxidoreductase, with the protein product MQQTVVDHIEQVAEDVVSLVLRGATGPLAPWEPGAHIDLALPNWLTRQYSLCGDPADQESYRVAVRHDRLSRGGSEYIHRFLRRGRTLDVSLPRNHFPLLPAPEYLFLAGGIGITPILPMLRAAAASDVPASLVYMGQSVASMPFADELRSSYGDRVRIVATREQGRPDFTALGAALSPGAVVYACGPGPMLAAAEAAFPAGRLHAERFRPVPRSFAPNTAFEAVCARSGQTVQVPPDESLLDALTHAGYPVASGCREGVCGSCELAVVDGEPEHRDDIGAPAGRMYACVSRALSPRLVVDL
- a CDS encoding MSMEG_1061 family FMN-dependent PPOX-type flavoprotein; its protein translation is MTQTSTRPRRLSPAEVHARLGEPEAMIKDKKLDHIDEHFRFFIAHSPFLSLATADAAGRADCSPRGDYPGFVKVLDGHTLAIPDRPGNKIADSFRNLAENDGIGLLFLIPGMRETLRVNGRGYPTDEPDVLARMQTEASEPVLAIVVEVAEAYFHCGRSLIRSRLWDPASQALADEMPSVGEIAAAQIGADIDPTVLTHALEESYRKLY
- a CDS encoding TetR/AcrR family transcriptional regulator; amino-acid sequence: MTTGRRGLQPRKQPRQARAELTRQRILTAAAHIFAEYGYAAGTTNRIAEHARISIGSLYQYYPNKDAILAELVTRHLDAGAAAIRNRQDAEEPESLEEVLRGFARTVIENHLDDPQLLRVMGEQAPRSPELFEKIARQERERVAYTQDLLERHPEVGVEDTYVAARLIVSTIELVVHVLIAAPDPIDTTRLENELVAMLTRYLTAAPSGATEPPAREGV